The Verrucomicrobiota bacterium region GCTTTAGTGCTATATATTGAGTTCACTCGTCATGCTGTGGAGCAGGCTATTAATCCAGTAGGCGCACTATTGATGTTCCATATCATCGTATCAGTGTTAGTTTTAGTGGCTTATCTGGTTCAATTTGAGCTAGGCCGGAGAATTTTAAAAGGCATGGTAGCAACCAAAAGTCTTCACATTCAAATAGGGATTACTTTTGTTTCCCTACGTCTGGCGAATTATATCACCAGTTTCATGATCTAAATTACAAGCATGTCCGAAGAATTTCCAACGACTGACCAGAAAAAAAGCCTCTATGATCGCTTAGGAGGAAATTCAGCTATCGAATCAACGGTGATTCGTCTATATGAGAGAATTCTTGAAGATGAGTTACTTGCACCTTTTTTTGAGAATGTTGATGTCAATGAACTAATGGATCAACAAAAAGTTTACTTGGCAAAGGTTCTGGGAGGCCCCCTGCTCAGTGACGCTCAGCCCATGAAAGAGGTCCATGAGAGTTTAAACATTGATACTAAGCATATGGCCAAAGTCACTCAACACTTGGAGGAAACTCTTCAATGGCTTGAGACTGATAATGATACTATTAATGAAGTGATTAAAGCAGTAAGTGATTCTTCCAGCGAAATGATCAAAGAAAAGGAAACAGAACTTACCCCGGTAAATCGAGTCCAAAAAAGTGATTCCAATGAAAACGAGTTGGAGAATGAGGAAAAACCCATGGAAAAACACATGACAGAAAATGGCAACCGCTTGTCTGCTGAAGTAAGAGAATCAGAATCAAATGGCGCGGTAGATCAAGAAAGAATTCTAAGACGTGATCTCAAAGAAGCTAATAGCAATACCAGGGCAGTTCTTGATGTCGTTGAAAGGCTTGCACAAGCAGAAACGGAAACAGAAGCAGCTAAAATTGTGCTTGATACGGTGCGTAAGGGCTTTGGTTGGGCTTACGCCTCTTATTGGAAGGTGGATGAAAAAGAGAATGTGCTCAAGTTTTCCGTAGAATCAGGCCAAGTGAATGAAGAATTTCGTCTCGTTACTCAAACAGCTACTTTTTCCGAAGGAAAGGGTTTGTCGGGAAGAGCTTGGAGGACTAGAGATCTATATTTCACCCTAGATATGGGTAGTATGGAAGACTGTTGTCGTGCACCCATCGCTAAGAAAGCGGGTGTAAAATCTGGCCTTTGCTTTCCAATTATTTTGAATAACAAAGTCTATGGAACCATGGATTTTTTTGCCTTGGAAACCTTGACTTTATCAGATGAGCGCATGGATGCCTTGCGCAGAGTAGGCTTTATTATATCTGCTGCACTAGAAAGCCTTGAGAGAAAAGCGGAGATGGCAAGAGTGAAGTGCATGATGGACAATGCTCCAATTAATATTATGTCTACTGACTTAGATCTAAATATTAATTACTTGAATCCTGCATCAGTCAGGACATTAACGCAGATACAAAATTTACTGCCAGTGCCTGTGGATAAATTAATGGGCCAATGTATTGATATTTTTCATAAGGACCCATCTCATCAAAGAAAGATTTTAGCTGATCCTGCCAATTTACCGTTAAATGCAAAAATTAAGTTAGGCCCGGAGACACTGGATTTAAATGTAAGCGCTGTTTTGGATAATAAGGGTAATTATGTAGGGCCTATGGTGACGTGGTCAGTGATCACAGATAAACTTATTCTAGAAAAGAGAAAGCAAGAAATGGCCGAAGGCTTAAGGGAAACTTTGAACACTGTATCAAATAACGCGCAGTCCTTGGCATCAGCATCTGAGGAACTTTCTTCGACAAGCCAGCATATGAAATCGAATGCCGAGGAAACGGCTAACCAAGCCAATGTGGTTTCCATCTCCTCAGATGAAGTAAGTAAAAATGTAGCAACTGTTGCTGCGAGTGCAGAAGAGATGAGTGTCTCTGTTTCCGAAATCGCCAAGAATGCTACAGATGCTGCCAAAGTGGCAACACAGGCAGTAGCGGTCGCCAACGAAACGAATAAGACTGTGAACAAGTTGGGTGAGAGTAGTATTGAGATTGGTAAAGTTATTAAGGTTATCACTTCCATTGCACAACAGACAAATCTATTGGCACTAAATGCAACAATTGAGGCAGCTCGAGCGGGTGAGGCAGGTAAAGGCTTTGCGGTAGTCGCCAATGAGGTTAAAGAGTTAGCAAAGCAAACAGCGACAGCTACTGAGGATATCAGCGGAAAAATTGGCACCATTCAATCTGATACTCAGGGTGCAGTAGAAGCTATCAATCAGATAGGATCTATCATCAATCAAATTAATGATATTCAAAATACTATAGCTAGCGCTGTAGAGGAGCAAACAGCGACAACCAATGAGATAGCAAGAAATGCTTCTGAAGCTGCCAAAGGCAGCGAAGATATTAATAAAAATATCGCATCCGTTTCTGAGGCTGCACAGAGCACTCAAGAAGGAGCTGGTAGCACTTTGAAGGCTGCAAAAGAGTTAGCCCAACTATCTGAAGAACTTAACCGTGTAGTAGAAGAAGAGAAAGCGCGTGCAGCAGAGAACGAGAAGAAATAATCCAATTGTTTTCAGACCTTTAAAATAGATGAGCTTGAGATGCCTGCAGCGCCCACAATCCATCTCCTAGGGATCAGCTATCATAGAGCTCCGGCGGAGGTTAGGGAGTCGATGACTTTCAATCAGCACGCAATTTATCAATTTTTATCTCTTTCGAGGGAGCGTTTTCCTGGAGCCGAGGTTGTGATTTTATCAACCTGCAATAGAACAGAGTTCTACTTAACACTAGGGGAGAATAGTAAAATTTCAGATTGGCTGGCTCTTATTCGTGAATTTAGGCCACATGCCCCGGCTATTCATGAGACATGTTATCGATATCATTATGAGAGTGGGGAAGCTTTTAATCATTTAGCGAAAGTGGCAAGTGGACTAGACTCATCTGTGCTAGGAGACTCTCACATATTAGGGCAAGTCAAGAAAGCCTTTGCTTATGCCAGTGAACAAGGAGCATGTGGAAAGTGGTTAAATGAGTTGTTCAAGCGCACCATACGAGTTGTTAAAAAAGCTAGGGCTCAGACGGATATAGGCTACGGAGCCGCTAGTGTAGGTTCAGCTTTAGCAGAAATGATTGCCGAACAAGAGAGGTTGGCAAAGTTAGGGAGCTCAAGAATTCTCGTGATAGGTGCTGGTAGCACTGCTAGAGATATTGGCAGGCATCTTGCCAAAAGTAAATCGAGAGAGCTTATCTTTATGAATAGAACTTGGGATCGAGCTGTCAATCTAGCTCAAGAGTGTGGAGGATGTGCCAATGTGATTGAGCAGTTAGAATCTGTAGCAAGTGATGTGGATATCATTGTTACGGCTACCAGTTGTCCTAGACCGATTTTGCGAAAGGAAGTTTTGGGCAAACTAGTAAATCATAAGCATCATCTCATTCTATTTGATGCAAGCATGCCTAGAAATATTGAGTCAGGTTCTGGTTTGAAAGTCATTACCATAGACAGCATTCGAGCAAAACAGTCATACGCATTAGAACGACGTCAACATGCAGTACACGAAGTAGAGAGATTAATAGCATTAAGTTTAGTTGAATGGCAGAAATGGTTGTCTTGCCAACCTCAGGAAGAGGCTATTAAAGAGCTCTATTTATCAGTTGATTCTTTCAGCGAAAAGTTAGCCGACCGTTTTTTACATACGATTTCTGAAGAAGAAACAATGTATGAGATTCATAAAGAGCTGAAAAATTTCTTACATGCACACGTAAGACGTCTGAGGGAATTACATTTTTCGTCACAAGGTTAGATGACAAGTTTCGTGAAACCAGCACTTAATCGCTCAATGGAACTAGGGAAGCTTTTTGTGGAGAGCGTGCATGCTGCCCGTTACAGAGATCGTCCTCAATCAGAAATTTATAAAGACCGAGTGATAAGCCGGTTAGGACTTATGCATGGTTTACCACAGAAAATTGGTCAGATATTATCATTTTCAGAGTTGAAAGATGGCGGAGTTGCCTTTTCTAGATTAAATGAATATGAAGCTACTATGTCACTTAGTCTTGTAGAAGAGCAATTCTTCAAGTCCTTTCAAAAAGAGTTTAAAGATGTCTTTGAGTGGGTAGATAGTGATGGGATCTCAGCATCAATTGGTCAAGTCCACAAAGCATGCTTACTAGGTGGTAAGGTTGTCGCCCTGAAATGCCAATACCCAGAGATACATGA contains the following coding sequences:
- a CDS encoding methyl-accepting chemotaxis protein is translated as MSEEFPTTDQKKSLYDRLGGNSAIESTVIRLYERILEDELLAPFFENVDVNELMDQQKVYLAKVLGGPLLSDAQPMKEVHESLNIDTKHMAKVTQHLEETLQWLETDNDTINEVIKAVSDSSSEMIKEKETELTPVNRVQKSDSNENELENEEKPMEKHMTENGNRLSAEVRESESNGAVDQERILRRDLKEANSNTRAVLDVVERLAQAETETEAAKIVLDTVRKGFGWAYASYWKVDEKENVLKFSVESGQVNEEFRLVTQTATFSEGKGLSGRAWRTRDLYFTLDMGSMEDCCRAPIAKKAGVKSGLCFPIILNNKVYGTMDFFALETLTLSDERMDALRRVGFIISAALESLERKAEMARVKCMMDNAPINIMSTDLDLNINYLNPASVRTLTQIQNLLPVPVDKLMGQCIDIFHKDPSHQRKILADPANLPLNAKIKLGPETLDLNVSAVLDNKGNYVGPMVTWSVITDKLILEKRKQEMAEGLRETLNTVSNNAQSLASASEELSSTSQHMKSNAEETANQANVVSISSDEVSKNVATVAASAEEMSVSVSEIAKNATDAAKVATQAVAVANETNKTVNKLGESSIEIGKVIKVITSIAQQTNLLALNATIEAARAGEAGKGFAVVANEVKELAKQTATATEDISGKIGTIQSDTQGAVEAINQIGSIINQINDIQNTIASAVEEQTATTNEIARNASEAAKGSEDINKNIASVSEAAQSTQEGAGSTLKAAKELAQLSEELNRVVEEEKARAAENEKK
- the hemA gene encoding glutamyl-tRNA reductase; this translates as MPAAPTIHLLGISYHRAPAEVRESMTFNQHAIYQFLSLSRERFPGAEVVILSTCNRTEFYLTLGENSKISDWLALIREFRPHAPAIHETCYRYHYESGEAFNHLAKVASGLDSSVLGDSHILGQVKKAFAYASEQGACGKWLNELFKRTIRVVKKARAQTDIGYGAASVGSALAEMIAEQERLAKLGSSRILVIGAGSTARDIGRHLAKSKSRELIFMNRTWDRAVNLAQECGGCANVIEQLESVASDVDIIVTATSCPRPILRKEVLGKLVNHKHHLILFDASMPRNIESGSGLKVITIDSIRAKQSYALERRQHAVHEVERLIALSLVEWQKWLSCQPQEEAIKELYLSVDSFSEKLADRFLHTISEEETMYEIHKELKNFLHAHVRRLRELHFSSQG